CGGATGACCTCCCACTTCGTCGCGCCGAGCGCCGTCGCCGCATCCTTGTGGGCCTGCGGCGTCTGCGCGAAGACCTCACGCGTCAGGGCCGTGATGATCGGCAGGATCATGATGGCGAGGATGATCGAGACGAAGGCGATGGTGCTCGCGGGGGAGGTGTCCGTCTTGGCGAACAGGGGGCACCAGCCCAGCACGTCCTGGATGACCTTGGCCACCGGGTCGAAGTACTGACCGACGGTGAACACGCCCCACAGGCCGTAGACGATGGACGGCACGGCCGCCAGCAGGTCGATGAGCGCAGCGCCCGGCTTCGCCAGCCACTTCGGCGCGTACTGCGTGAGGAACAGCGCGATGCACACGGCGAGCGGCACGGCGATGAGCATGGCGAGCACCGAGGAGGTGACCGTCACCCACAGCAGGCGGGCGATGCCGAAGTGCATCGGGCTCGAGTCGACGTCCCAGTCCTGGGAGGTGAGGAAGTTCGAGTGGTCGTCCATGATGGCGGGAACCGCCTGGATGACGAGGAAGGCTCCGACGAGCGCGACGAGGACGACGACGAGGAGGCCCGCGCCGCGCGCGAGGCCACCGAAGATCATGTCGCCCCTGCGGCCCGTCGCTGCGCGGTCACCGGAGGGGGCGCGTTCGCCGGGGCCCTCCCCGGGGGTGTGACCGTCGTCGGGGCCGGGTGCGTCGGCCACCGAGACGCCGGTGATTGAACTCATGAGGTTTCCTGCCTCTGCTCGAGCTGGTACGGGTGGAACGCGAGACTATGGACTCGCTCTGACGCGCAGACGGGGTGCTCGGGCGCCGAAGCGCCCGAGCACCCCGTCAGGCGCTGTGCGTCACTGGATGGCGTTGACGGCCGTCTTGACCTTGCCCTGGATGTCGGCCGGCAGCGGCGCGTAACCCTGGGATTCGAGGTTCTTCTGGATGTCGTCGCCGGCGAAGTAGGTGAGGAACGACTTCACGGACTTGCCGATCTCGGCGTCCTTGTACTTCGAGCAGACGACCTCGTACGTGACGAGGACGATCGGGTAGGCGCCCGCTTCCTTCGTCGCGTAGTCGAGCTTGAGGCGCAGGTCGTTGCCCGTGCCGTCGATCTTCGCGGCAGAGATGGCCTTGGACGCCGAGGCGCCGGTCAGCTCGACGGCGCCCGCGCCGTTGTCGATCTTCGCGACCTGCAGCTCGTTGTCCTTCGCGGCCGACCACTCGGCGTACGTGATGCCACCGTCGGTCGACTTCACGGACGAGGTCACGCCGGCCGTCTTGGCCTTGCCTTCGCCCTTGCCCGTCCACTTCTTGCCGGGCTCGGCCGTCCACTTGTCCTTCGCGGAGGCGGCGAGGTACTTCGTGAAGTTCTCCGTCGTGCCCGACTCGTCCGAGCGGAAGAAGACCTTGATGTCCTTGGCCGGCAGGGTGACGCCCTTGTTGACCGCGGCGATCGCCGGGTCGTTCCACTTCGTGATCTTGCCGTTGAAGATGTCGGCGAGGACGGCCGGCGTCAGCGTGATCGGGTCCTTGACGTCCTTCAGGTTGTACGAGACGGCGATCGGGCCGGTCACCATCGGGATGTTCCAGGCCTCGGAACCGCAGGCCGTCTTGGCCTCGTCGGTCTCGATCTTGCCGTCCTTCGGCTTCGTCTTGAGCGCGGAGTCAGAGCCGGCGAAGTTGACCTGGCCGGCGATGAACTGCTTGATGCCGTTGCCGGAACCGGTCGCGTTGTAAGTGACGTTGTTGTCGCAGGTCTTGCCGTACTTCTCGATGGCGTCCTGGATCGCGTTGTCCTGGGCGGAGGAACCCTCGGCCTTCAGGTCCTTCTTGCCGCAGTCGGCCGAACCCGAGTCGCCGCCGGACTTGGCGGCGTCCGTCGCGCTGGAGCCTGCGGACTTGGCGCCGTCGGTGGCGGAGTCGGACGACTCGCTGCCACAGGCGGACAGGGCAAGGGCGCCGGCCAGCGCGACGCCGGAGATGCGGGCGATGCTCGTGATCTTCACGGGATACAGACCTCTCGTCACAAAGTATTTCCGGGCACGTGCCTGGACGCTTGGAACCTAGGTCGTTCACGTGTCGCGAATCCCCCTTCGAGGTAAACGTTGAGTGAACGCAGTCTGAGGGGTGTGAGAGGCCTTGGGCAGTGGGAGATTGCCGGTCGGAATCGGTGCTCAGCGTTCCCGGGGTGGGGTGCGCAACCGCTCCACCGAGACGATCCGCGCCTCCTGGCCGCCACCGAGGACCTGGCAGACGAGCACCTCGCCCTTGTCCATCCCGTGCGCCTTGATGTGGTCGAGGCAGCGACGCGTCGCCGACCCGGTCGACGCGAGTGCGGACAACCCCGCCACGAGATCGGGGATGAGGGGGCGGTGAGTGCACAACGCCGTCGCATCGGCGCGCTCGAGGGCGCGCGTCAACTGGCGGGCGGCCTTCTCAGGACGAGCGGCGAAGGTCTCCTCCGACAGCGCGCTCCTCGTCTGCAACCGCGTCCCGCTCGCGGACGTGAACGGCTTGACCGTCTGCACGCACCGCGTCGACGACGACGACACGACGCGCTCAGGAGCCCACGCCCCGAGGACGGGGACGAGCGCAGCGGCCCGTGCGCGGCCGCGCTCGCTCAGCGGGCGGCGGGCGTCGTCGTCACCCCGATACGCGGCGCGCGCCTGGGCGTGGGCGTGACGCACGAGCAGCAGCGGCCACGTCTCGAGGCGGCCGTCACGCTCGGCTTCGAGCAGGGCGTCGAGGGGGATGCGGTCGCGTGCGTAGGTGAGCGTTCGTCGAGCCGTCTCGACGTCGAGCCAGCGCACCTCGTCGACCTCGTGCTCGAGCACTCCGCTGCCGCCGACGACCTGGGCGGCCCAGTACCGGACGAGCTTCGTCGCGCCGTTGTCGAGGCCGTAGACGAGCTCGGGCAGGGGGATGCCGAGACGCACCTGCAGCCCCGTCTCCTCGAGCACCTCACGCGCAGCGGCCTGAGCGAACGTCTCACCGGGGTCGAGCTTGCCCTTCGGCCACGACCAGTCGTCATAGCGCGAACGATGAACGAGCGCCACCTCGATGCGGCTGCGGCGGCGGCGCCACACGAGCGCCCCGGCAGCAGGCACCAGCTCGGGGTTCCTGCCGCGCGTCACCGCCGGCGGGCCTTGCGACGACGCTTCGAGTACGCCTCGATCAGATCGGCCTGGTAGTCGTTCTTCGGCGCGCCGTCGGGCGTGAGGTTCTCCCGGATCCAGCGGCCCTCGGCGTCGAGACGCCACGACGAGGTCTGCGGGCTCATGCCGGTGGCGACGAGGTCGACGACCGTCGCGACCTGGCGCTCGTCCGTAAGCCGCACGAGCGCTTCGACGCGGCGGTCGAGGTTGCGGTGCATCATGTCGGCGCTGCCGATGTAGGCGATCGGCTCCTGGCCCTCGACGTCGAAGACGAACACACGGCTGTGCTCGAGGAAGCGCCCGAGGATCGAGCGCACCTCGATGTTCTCGCTCAGTCCGGGTACGCCCGGACGCAGCGCGGAGATGCCGCGCACGAGAACGTTGACCTTCACCCCGGCCTGCGAGGCGCGGTAGCAGGCGTCGATGATCTGCTCGTCGACGATAGAGTTGACCTTGAATGACACGCTCGAGGCCTTGCCGGCCCTGGCCGCCTCGATGCACCGGTCGATCTGCTCGATCAAGCCGGAACGCACCGAACGCGGCGCCACGAGAAGGCGCTTGAACTTGGCGCGCGGCGCCATGCCCGACAGCTGGTTGAACAGCCGGCCCAGGTCCTCGCCCACATCGGGGTCAGTCGTGAGCAGCCCGAGGTCCTCGTAGAGACGAGCCGTCTTGGGGTTGTAGTTGCCGGTGCCGACGTGGCAGTAGCGGCGGATGCCGTCGCCCTCATGCCGCACGACGAGGCACAGCTTCGCATGCGTCTTGAGCCCGACCATGCCGTAGACGACGTGCACGCCCGCGCGCTCGAGCTTGCGCGCCCACGTGATGTTGTTCTCCTCGTCGAAGCGCGCCTTGATCTCGACGACGGCGAGCACCTGCTTGCCGGCCTGCGCTGCGTCGATGAGTGCCGAGATGATCGGCGAGTTGCCGCTCGTGCGGTACAGCGTCTGCTTGATGGCGAGCACGTCTGGGTCGGCTGCGGCCTGCTCGACGAACGCCTGCACCGACGTCGAGAACGAGTCGTAGGGGTGGTGCAGCAGGATGTCGCTCGAACGCATCGCGCCGAGGACGTCGGGGGCCTCGGAGCGCTCGACCGGCGCGAGCAGCGGGTGGGTCTTCGGCATGAACCGTGGCCACTGCAGCTCGCTGCGGTCGAGATCGGCGATGTCACCGAGGCCGCGCAGGTCGAGCGGCTCGGGCAGGCGGAAGACCTCGTCGTCGCTGACGCCCAGCTCACGCGTCAGCAGGTCGAGGACGTGATCGTCCATGTCGTCGGCGACCTCGAGACGCACCGCCGCGCCGAAACGGCGTCGCGTCAGCTCCTTCTCGAGGGCGGTGAGCAGGTTCTCGGCGTCGTCCTCCTCGACCTCGAGATCCTCGTTGCGCGTGACGCGGAAGGTGAATTGCTCGTGCACCTCCATGCCGGGGAACAGCACGTCGAGATGCTCGGCGATGACGTCCTCGAGGGTGACGAAGCGCGCGTCGTACAGCGGGTCCTCGCCTTCGCCCGTCGGCAGCTTGACCATGCGTGGCAGCAACGGCGGCACCTTCACGCGAGCGAAGTGCTCGCGGCCCGTCTTG
This region of Dermacoccus nishinomiyaensis genomic DNA includes:
- the pstC gene encoding phosphate ABC transporter permease subunit PstC encodes the protein MSSITGVSVADAPGPDDGHTPGEGPGERAPSGDRAATGRRGDMIFGGLARGAGLLVVVLVALVGAFLVIQAVPAIMDDHSNFLTSQDWDVDSSPMHFGIARLLWVTVTSSVLAMLIAVPLAVCIALFLTQYAPKWLAKPGAALIDLLAAVPSIVYGLWGVFTVGQYFDPVAKVIQDVLGWCPLFAKTDTSPASTIAFVSIILAIMILPIITALTREVFAQTPQAHKDAATALGATKWEVIRTAVLPFGKPGIISASMLGLGRALGETVAVMMIVSALNGSEGWNFSIFKGGETFASKIANNAGEFDNPSKTGAFIAAGLVLFILTFVVNAIARVVIERRKAFTE
- the pstS gene encoding phosphate ABC transporter substrate-binding protein PstS, which translates into the protein MKITSIARISGVALAGALALSACGSESSDSATDGAKSAGSSATDAAKSGGDSGSADCGKKDLKAEGSSAQDNAIQDAIEKYGKTCDNNVTYNATGSGNGIKQFIAGQVNFAGSDSALKTKPKDGKIETDEAKTACGSEAWNIPMVTGPIAVSYNLKDVKDPITLTPAVLADIFNGKITKWNDPAIAAVNKGVTLPAKDIKVFFRSDESGTTENFTKYLAASAKDKWTAEPGKKWTGKGEGKAKTAGVTSSVKSTDGGITYAEWSAAKDNELQVAKIDNGAGAVELTGASASKAISAAKIDGTGNDLRLKLDYATKEAGAYPIVLVTYEVVCSKYKDAEIGKSVKSFLTYFAGDDIQKNLESQGYAPLPADIQGKVKTAVNAIQ
- a CDS encoding NUDIX hydrolase — translated: MPAAGALVWRRRRSRIEVALVHRSRYDDWSWPKGKLDPGETFAQAAAREVLEETGLQVRLGIPLPELVYGLDNGATKLVRYWAAQVVGGSGVLEHEVDEVRWLDVETARRTLTYARDRIPLDALLEAERDGRLETWPLLLVRHAHAQARAAYRGDDDARRPLSERGRARAAALVPVLGAWAPERVVSSSSTRCVQTVKPFTSASGTRLQTRSALSEETFAARPEKAARQLTRALERADATALCTHRPLIPDLVAGLSALASTGSATRRCLDHIKAHGMDKGEVLVCQVLGGGQEARIVSVERLRTPPRER
- a CDS encoding RNA degradosome polyphosphate kinase; protein product: MSTAPKTAASKEPQDAGRADDSPPETTPSSPSTAVARFKPRAASRPRNVARSAATTEKAKSTKTASADEPELPADRFLDREMSWLQFNERVLQLSTDPNVPLLERARFLSIFSSNLDEFFMVRVAGLKRRIAAGLAVRSASGLEPRELLDDLTRASHDLMDLHAGIFQRQVRPALEDEGIRLLKLSQLTDADRDYLGTYFEAQVYPVLTPLAVDPAHPFPYISGLSVNLAVLLIDPKTGREHFARVKVPPLLPRMVKLPTGEGEDPLYDARFVTLEDVIAEHLDVLFPGMEVHEQFTFRVTRNEDLEVEEDDAENLLTALEKELTRRRFGAAVRLEVADDMDDHVLDLLTRELGVSDDEVFRLPEPLDLRGLGDIADLDRSELQWPRFMPKTHPLLAPVERSEAPDVLGAMRSSDILLHHPYDSFSTSVQAFVEQAAADPDVLAIKQTLYRTSGNSPIISALIDAAQAGKQVLAVVEIKARFDEENNITWARKLERAGVHVVYGMVGLKTHAKLCLVVRHEGDGIRRYCHVGTGNYNPKTARLYEDLGLLTTDPDVGEDLGRLFNQLSGMAPRAKFKRLLVAPRSVRSGLIEQIDRCIEAARAGKASSVSFKVNSIVDEQIIDACYRASQAGVKVNVLVRGISALRPGVPGLSENIEVRSILGRFLEHSRVFVFDVEGQEPIAYIGSADMMHRNLDRRVEALVRLTDERQVATVVDLVATGMSPQTSSWRLDAEGRWIRENLTPDGAPKNDYQADLIEAYSKRRRKARRR